TTATTCATTTCATGATTTTAGGCGGACATTCGGAACAAGATGTGCAAGAATATTGAAACCTTATGAACTTAAAAAAGTAATGAGACACAAAGATATAAGAACGACTGATAAGTATTATATAAATATAGAGTTGGATGAAATAAGGAGTAAGATTAATTTTTGATGGTTGCAGATTGGTTGCAGAAATTAAATAAAACTGTACAAAATTGTACAAAAACAGAAACAAGAAAAGAAAGAAAAGTAACAAATATTGCTAAAATAGCATAAAAATAAACTCGGAACGTAGCGCAGTCCGGTAGCGTACTTGAATGGGGTTCAAGGGGTCGCGGGTTCAAATCCCGCCGTTCCGACTCTTAATCATCTCTAACTAAATTTTCGGAAAAAAATTGAAAATTGATAAACCTCAATGTCATTGTGGTATTTTTGGTATTTTTGGTGTAAAAAATCCCGCTGTTTATACTTATTATGGTCTCCATTCACTCCAACATAGAGGACAAGAGGCGAGTGGAATAATTTCTGCTTCAAAGACTGATACCGGAAAAGTTAAATTTAATATTCATAAAGGTATAGGATTAGTTTCAGAAGTGTTTTCAAATTCTGAAGTTTTTGAATCAAAATTATTAGGTTTTTCTGCAATAGGACATAACAGATATTCAACTACCGGAGCATCTGAATCAGAAAAAAATATCCAGCCATTTAAAGTTAATTATAGAATGGGAAATCTTGCCATTGCTCATAATGGTCAATTGACAAATGCAGATATAATTAGAAAAGAATTGATTGATGACGGAGCAATTTTCCAAACAACGAGTGATACAGAAGTAATTTTACACTTAATTGCAAGATGTAAACTTGCATCACAAATTGATCAAGTTTTAGAAGCATTAAGAAAAGTTGAGGGAGCATATTCTGTTGTTATTCTAACTGATGATAAATTAATTGCTGCAAGAGATCCACATGGTTTTAGACCTTTGGTACTTGGCAAAATTGATAATTCTTTCGTTATTGCTTCGGAAACTTGCGCTTTCGATATAAACAGAATTGAATACATTAGAGATATTGAACCCGGTGAATTAATAATTATTGATAAGGATTCTTCAAATGTTGAAGAAATTAAATCTCATAAAATAAATTCTGAAAAAGTTGAAAAGAAACATTGTGTTTTTGAGTTCATTTATTTTTCAAGACCGGATAGCAGAATATTTGGATCAAATGTTGATAAAATGAGAAGAAAGCTCGGAAAAGTTTTGGCAAGTCATCATCCGGTTTTCCCCGATAAATCAGATGAAAAAGTAATAGTAATAAGTGTTCCGGATAGTTCAAATACAGTTGCTATTGGTTATCAAACTCAACTTGAAAAAATGGGAATTCGCTCAAAACATGAAATTGGATTAATTAGAAGTCATTATATTGGTAGAACATTTATTTTACCCGGACAAGGAAAAAGAGAAGTTGGTGTCAGAATTAAATTCAATACAGTAAAAGGTGTATTGGAAGATAAAAAAGTTGTTTTAATTGATGATTCAATTGTAAGAGGTACAACTTCTAAACAATTAATTAAGCTAATTAAAGAAGCTGGAGCGCGATCTATTCATGTAAGAATCTCATCTCCGCCAATTTTGCATCCATGTTACTACGGAATGGATTTTCCTTCATCTGAAGAATTAATTGCTAATAGATTTAATGGCGATATTAAGAAAATTGAAAATTATCTCGGAGTTGATTCTTTATCATATATGACTTTAGATCAAATGTTGGAAGCAATGGTTGATCATACACCAGATAATTTTTGTACAGCATGCTTTTCGGGAAATTACCCAGTTCCGGTAAATACTAATTTCGAAAAGTCAGCTTATGAAATTTAAACTTGCAATTATATTTTTTTTAACTTGCAATTATATATTTCCGCAAACTAAGTACTTTATAAAATATAAAGATCATGTACCTATTGAAGAATGCAAACAACATCTTTCCCAAAAAATAAAAAACGTAAAATTATCAAACCGATTTAATCAAACTCCCAAAAGCATTTATTCTAAAAATATATTTGATAGAATTTTCACTATTAACATTCCAAGTGACCAAGAATCAATATTATTAGAATTGAAAAGTAATTCTGAAATTGAGTATATACAAAAATCTGTAAACTATAAAATTGATTTAGCTCCGATTGATTCTTTGTACGATGAACAATGGGGATTGCAAAATATTAATGCTGAGAAATCTTGGGATTTAATTCCGCAAAATTCAGAAACTATTATTTTAGCTTTAATTGATACTGGAATAGATTATTTGCATCCCGATTTGAAAAATCAAATATTCAGAAATCAAGGTGAATTAGGAATTGATAAAAATGGAAATAATAAATCAAATAATGGAATTGACGATGACGAAAATGGTTTTGTTGATGATTTTTCGGGGTGGGATTTTGTTAACAAGACTGAAATTTATAATTCTGAGATTAATTATGATTTTACAAATTGGGATAACGATCCTATTGATGAACACGGTCACGGTACAAACATTGCCGGAATTATTGGCGCAGAACATAATGAAATTGGAATTGCTGGAATAAATCCAAAAATAAAAATATTAAATTTACGTGCATTTGATAAAAATGGTAATGGTGAAGAAGATGATGCCGCTTCTGCAATTATTTATGCAGTAAATATGGGTGCAAAGATTATTAATATGAGCTGGGGTGATTCAGAATATTCTCAAGTTTTAAAAGATGTTTTAGATTTTGCATATTCAAATGGTGTAATATTGGTAGGGAGTTCCGGCAATTCTGGTTCCAATCTTCCACACTATCCTTCAAGTTTTTCTAATGTAATAAGTGTTGGTGCAATTCAGAAAGATAAAACAATAGCAAGTTTCTCAAACTATGGTTCTACAATTGATTTAGTTGCACCGGGTTCACAAGTAATTACAACAAATTTGAATAATAGTTACAAATCGGTAAGTGGAACATCTATTTCTACTCCGTTTGTTAGTGCAGCAATTTCAATTATTCTATCATTCAATAATTTTAACAACGAAGAAATTAAACAAATAATTAAAACAACTTGTAATGATTTGGGTGAAGCAGGATGGGACGATAAGTTTGGTGCCGGAAATTTAGATTTAGAAAAAGCTTTAAAATTTTTATTACCTTCTGAAATAAAAATTAACTATCCTCCAAATGAATTTTATACTTCTGAAGAAAATATTAAAATAAATATTTCTTGTATTTCACCAAGTTTCAAATCTTATAATTTGCAATATGGTATTGGGCTTAATCCAACACGTTGGATTAATATTGATTTGCAAAATAATCAATACCAAATTTTGAATGAAGATGTTTATAGTTTTGATCTATCAAAATTAGTTGATACAACTTATACAATTCAACTTTATTTAAATACAATTGACAACAAGACTATTATTGAAAGATCTTATTTTACTATTGATAGAACACAACCGGAAATTCTGTCATTTAGTTTCTCTACAATTATATTAAACGATGAAGAAACTTTGCAAGCTTCAATAATTTCCGATGATAAAACTTCTGCGCAAATATTTTTTAGAAATAAATTTTCAAATGATAATTTTCAATCAACCTATTTAGATGAATTTAATTCCGATATAAAAAATATTTCACAAAAACACTTTAGTTTTATTCCGACTAACCTAATTAAGAATAATTTAGATATTGAATTTTACTTTGTTGTTACAAATCAAGCTGGAAAACAAATTTTGATTAAGGATGGTGATAATTTTTTCACATCTGAAAACTCTTTTAAAAAAAATCTGCAAAGTTATGAAAAGAAAAATTATACAATTCAAAGTGGAAGAATTTTTCCTAATAAAATTAAATTTAATGGATTGGAAAATAATTTTTTGCTTGTGAATGAAATTTTATCCGCAACCGATTTAAGTATTTTTGAATTTCAAAATTCTCAATTTGTAAAAGTAAATTCCTTGAAAAATCGTATTCCAATTTCTGTTGGTAATTTTAATGATAACGAAAATACGGAAATATTAAGTCTGTTTGTAAAAAGTGGATTTATTGAAACTCAGATTGAAAATGGAAGTATTAATTTTAGAAATGTTTTTAATGATTCATCACAAACATTTTGGCCGGCTTTAGCAGAAAATATTGATAGCGATTCAAATATTGAAATTATTGCTTTCAGCGATGATCGAACAATTTCTATTTGGGAAGTTCAAAATGATTTTCAGATGATCAAAGAAAACGATTTACAAATTTATAATTCCAATAATAATCAAAATTCAATTTTTAGAAATAATGAAATTTTAGTAGGAGATTTTGATAACGACTTAAGTAATGAAATTTGTGCATCGGATAATTTTGGAAATCTAATTTTTTATGAAATTAAAAATCATGGAAATTTTACAAATGATTTTTTGATTAAAATATTTTCCGGATATGAATCTCAAACCCAAATGGCAAAAGGAGATTTTAACGGTGATGGAATTTTAGATATTGCTTCATTAACAAAAATTGATGATAAAAATTATGAATTACCGATTTTTCATGTTTCGGTTTTTTCATTTATAGAAAATAAATTTGAGCGAATTTTTGAGAAATCAATATTAAAAACGGATGAAAATTTTACAAGCAGTTTCGATAAATCATATTCATCTATAAGATTTGCAAACATTATTGATGACGAAAAAGAGGAATTAATTATTTCTCAAAATCCGAATTTGTACATTTTTGAATTTGATGAAGAAATTGACAATTTAATTTTCCACCTGACAAACGTAAATTCGCAATCTATTTTTTGGGGAGATATTGACGAAAATGGAATAAATGAAATTGGTATTCCCCAAAATGATTTAATCAACTTTTTTGAATTAAATAATAAATCTGA
The nucleotide sequence above comes from Ignavibacteriota bacterium. Encoded proteins:
- a CDS encoding S8 family serine peptidase translates to MKFKLAIIFFLTCNYIFPQTKYFIKYKDHVPIEECKQHLSQKIKNVKLSNRFNQTPKSIYSKNIFDRIFTINIPSDQESILLELKSNSEIEYIQKSVNYKIDLAPIDSLYDEQWGLQNINAEKSWDLIPQNSETIILALIDTGIDYLHPDLKNQIFRNQGELGIDKNGNNKSNNGIDDDENGFVDDFSGWDFVNKTEIYNSEINYDFTNWDNDPIDEHGHGTNIAGIIGAEHNEIGIAGINPKIKILNLRAFDKNGNGEEDDAASAIIYAVNMGAKIINMSWGDSEYSQVLKDVLDFAYSNGVILVGSSGNSGSNLPHYPSSFSNVISVGAIQKDKTIASFSNYGSTIDLVAPGSQVITTNLNNSYKSVSGTSISTPFVSAAISIILSFNNFNNEEIKQIIKTTCNDLGEAGWDDKFGAGNLDLEKALKFLLPSEIKINYPPNEFYTSEENIKINISCISPSFKSYNLQYGIGLNPTRWINIDLQNNQYQILNEDVYSFDLSKLVDTTYTIQLYLNTIDNKTIIERSYFTIDRTQPEILSFSFSTIILNDEETLQASIISDDKTSAQIFFRNKFSNDNFQSTYLDEFNSDIKNISQKHFSFIPTNLIKNNLDIEFYFVVTNQAGKQILIKDGDNFFTSENSFKKNLQSYEKKNYTIQSGRIFPNKIKFNGLENNFLLVNEILSATDLSIFEFQNSQFVKVNSLKNRIPISVGNFNDNENTEILSLFVKSGFIETQIENGSINFRNVFNDSSQTFWPALAENIDSDSNIEIIAFSDDRTISIWEVQNDFQMIKENDLQIYNSNNNQNSIFRNNEILVGDFDNDLSNEICASDNFGNLIFYEIKNHGNFTNDFLIKIFSGYESQTQMAKGDFNGDGILDIASLTKIDDKNYELPIFHVSVFSFIENKFERIFEKSILKTDENFTSSFDKSYSSIRFANIIDDEKEELIISQNPNLYIFEFDEEIDNLIFHLTNVNSQSIFWGDIDENGINEIGIPQNDLINFFELNNKSEIITPQIIDYYSIDSIKSYFEWKSENSQTIIYKGKNPQNLAKYDSTFNNYYIDSVSSNETYFYAIQIKNILNNSVSNKSKIISIFSHAPGNFISLKILNQNSIELLFSIHVDKSSIKLNNIFINDENPNSFVFSSEKSLIIFTNSKLESDDNNLIFKNFRDIYNTPFPDSSINFQTDFNNFTENELLIINFKIIDNYKINIIFNFNLDSLTALNINNYEFLPKNNIKQLNLDKFEGKSLNVIVENPIGSVGKDYILSIKNIFSSKESGYFPIKENAGSQIILTSNSENLNKIFVYPNPVNLNEVEEMTFANLTQFAEILIYSLDGIFVKKLVENDGNGGISWNLINENNIKISSGIYIFKVISKDFEGKNIQEKLGKFAVIR
- a CDS encoding amidophosphoribosyltransferase, with amino-acid sequence MDKPQCHCGIFGIFGVKNPAVYTYYGLHSLQHRGQEASGIISASKTDTGKVKFNIHKGIGLVSEVFSNSEVFESKLLGFSAIGHNRYSTTGASESEKNIQPFKVNYRMGNLAIAHNGQLTNADIIRKELIDDGAIFQTTSDTEVILHLIARCKLASQIDQVLEALRKVEGAYSVVILTDDKLIAARDPHGFRPLVLGKIDNSFVIASETCAFDINRIEYIRDIEPGELIIIDKDSSNVEEIKSHKINSEKVEKKHCVFEFIYFSRPDSRIFGSNVDKMRRKLGKVLASHHPVFPDKSDEKVIVISVPDSSNTVAIGYQTQLEKMGIRSKHEIGLIRSHYIGRTFILPGQGKREVGVRIKFNTVKGVLEDKKVVLIDDSIVRGTTSKQLIKLIKEAGARSIHVRISSPPILHPCYYGMDFPSSEELIANRFNGDIKKIENYLGVDSLSYMTLDQMLEAMVDHTPDNFCTACFSGNYPVPVNTNFEKSAYEI